The Prevotella melaninogenica ATCC 25845 genome includes a window with the following:
- a CDS encoding choice-of-anchor J domain-containing protein yields the protein MKKIIYSMMALAMTTTVFTSCEDVPAPYSVTFEENNNNNTNTPTTPTVGTGTEAAPFNVAAALKYIDAGQNLDKEVYVSGTIVSVKEIDAANYGNATYLISDDGTTNGQLTVYRGYALGNKKFTASDKLNAGDKVVVYGKLVNFKGTKEFTQGNYIYSLNGNKAAQPTPTADLNTETTAWTVTEAVQKIQANQTATGEAYVKGVISEVVSYNENYKSITYYISDNGTDKTLQVFSGKGLNGADFAAKTDLQAGQTVVVKGNLKAFTNKQGKVIMEIDKNNKIISISGASTPQPAATGLTAKFETGMDNFTINNITLPADLSFVWKHDASKKYMKASSYKNNTNYAAQSRLESPAFSLVGKTSATLTFQVAANFFTTAADNFKVQVSTDGTTWHDVPVSTYPAKDWKFVTSTCNLSAYAGQSNVRIGFLYTCDGTSAAGTWEIKNVEVK from the coding sequence ATGAAAAAGATTATTTATTCAATGATGGCGCTGGCTATGACTACAACTGTCTTCACAAGTTGTGAGGATGTTCCAGCTCCATACAGTGTTACATTTGAAGAGAACAACAATAACAACACAAACACACCTACCACTCCTACTGTTGGAACTGGTACAGAGGCTGCCCCATTCAACGTTGCTGCAGCGTTGAAGTATATTGATGCTGGTCAGAACCTTGATAAGGAGGTATATGTTTCTGGTACAATCGTTAGTGTCAAGGAGATTGATGCTGCCAACTATGGTAATGCTACCTATCTTATCTCTGACGATGGAACAACCAACGGACAGTTGACTGTATATCGCGGCTATGCACTTGGTAATAAGAAGTTCACTGCAAGCGATAAACTTAACGCTGGCGATAAGGTTGTTGTATATGGTAAACTTGTAAACTTCAAGGGTACGAAGGAGTTCACACAGGGCAACTATATCTACTCTCTCAATGGTAATAAGGCTGCTCAGCCAACACCAACAGCTGACTTGAATACAGAGACTACTGCATGGACTGTTACTGAAGCTGTACAAAAGATTCAGGCTAACCAGACTGCTACGGGCGAGGCTTATGTAAAGGGTGTTATCTCTGAGGTCGTTTCTTATAACGAGAACTATAAGAGTATCACTTACTATATCTCTGATAACGGTACAGACAAGACGCTCCAGGTATTCTCTGGTAAGGGTCTCAATGGTGCCGACTTCGCTGCTAAGACTGATCTTCAAGCTGGTCAGACGGTAGTTGTTAAGGGTAACTTGAAGGCTTTCACCAATAAGCAGGGCAAGGTTATCATGGAGATTGACAAGAACAATAAGATTATCTCTATCAGCGGTGCTTCTACTCCTCAGCCTGCTGCTACTGGTCTTACCGCTAAGTTTGAGACTGGTATGGATAACTTTACTATCAATAACATTACACTCCCAGCAGACCTTTCTTTCGTATGGAAGCATGATGCAAGTAAAAAATATATGAAGGCATCATCATATAAGAATAATACCAATTATGCAGCACAAAGTCGCTTAGAGTCACCAGCGTTTAGTCTTGTTGGAAAGACATCAGCAACCTTAACTTTCCAAGTTGCAGCAAACTTCTTCACAACAGCAGCTGACAACTTCAAGGTTCAAGTATCAACTGACGGAACAACTTGGCATGATGTCCCTGTTTCTACATATCCTGCTAAAGATTGGAAGTTTGTTACTTCAACATGTAATCTTTCTGCTTATGCTGGTCAAAGCAATGTCCGCATAGGTTTCCTCTACACTTGTGATGGAACATCAGCAGCTGGTACATGGGAAATCAAGAACGTAGAAGTTAAGTAA
- a CDS encoding DUF5689 domain-containing protein, with protein MKKLKYLMMAAVCVLFASCMGDSYAEPAETGSAPYGNNELTETNVISIAQLKSKFANYIATDYRDGVSYAKVTDDIKIKAIVTSSDVAGNIYQELALQDATGAIIVSVAQGGLHGALPIGTEVLVSLKDLYVGNYGKQAQIGVPSVNAAGATTIGRISRTVWDQHYKILSSGNKVEPTEFASGTNATTWDLDTDGGKLGIIRNVSFKSSNSSKVTDTFADANGGAGSVSWTLNEQDGRKVIVYNSNFAKFANSKVPTGKVDIVGIFKRFNNQWEIIIRSLDDIKPAEKVDPFKGLPGKGDGTQANPLDITRALAYAKLNKKDANTYYIKGIISQIDEVSTQYGNARYYLSNDGTTTDQLQVFRGLYLNGNKFTDPSQISVGKKVLILGTLDFYEATSNPQVGRNSKIISIN; from the coding sequence ATGAAGAAACTGAAATATTTAATGATGGCAGCTGTCTGCGTGCTCTTTGCATCTTGTATGGGCGATAGCTATGCAGAGCCAGCTGAAACAGGTTCTGCACCATACGGCAACAATGAACTGACCGAAACAAATGTCATTTCTATTGCTCAGCTGAAGAGTAAGTTTGCTAACTATATTGCGACGGATTACCGTGATGGCGTCAGCTACGCTAAGGTTACAGACGATATCAAGATAAAGGCTATCGTTACAAGTTCTGACGTTGCTGGTAACATCTATCAGGAGTTAGCTTTACAGGACGCAACAGGTGCTATTATCGTTAGTGTTGCTCAGGGTGGTTTGCATGGTGCACTACCTATCGGTACGGAGGTCTTGGTAAGTCTGAAGGACCTTTACGTAGGCAACTATGGCAAGCAGGCACAGATTGGTGTTCCTTCTGTGAATGCTGCTGGTGCAACAACCATTGGTCGTATCAGCCGTACTGTTTGGGATCAGCACTATAAGATTCTCTCTTCTGGTAATAAGGTTGAACCTACTGAGTTTGCTTCTGGTACCAACGCAACAACTTGGGACCTCGATACTGATGGCGGCAAGTTGGGTATTATCCGTAACGTAAGTTTCAAGAGCAGCAACAGTAGTAAGGTTACTGATACTTTCGCTGATGCTAATGGCGGTGCGGGTAGCGTTAGCTGGACCCTAAACGAGCAGGACGGCAGAAAGGTTATCGTTTACAATAGCAACTTTGCTAAATTCGCTAATAGCAAGGTTCCAACTGGTAAGGTTGACATCGTTGGTATCTTCAAACGTTTCAACAACCAGTGGGAAATTATCATCCGCTCACTTGATGACATCAAGCCTGCTGAGAAGGTTGACCCATTCAAGGGACTCCCTGGCAAGGGTGATGGTACACAGGCTAACCCATTGGATATCACACGTGCTTTGGCTTATGCAAAGTTGAACAAGAAGGATGCTAACACTTACTATATCAAGGGTATCATCTCACAGATAGATGAGGTTTCAACTCAGTATGGTAATGCTCGTTACTACCTGTCTAATGATGGGACAACAACTGACCAGTTGCAGGTGTTCCGTGGCTTGTACTTGAATGGTAATAAGTTCACTGACCCTTCACAGATTAGTGTAGGAAAGAAGGTTCTTATCCTTGGAACTTTGGATTTTTACGAGGCAACATCAAACCCACAGGTTGGTCGTAACAGTAAGATTATCTCAATTAATTAA
- a CDS encoding endonuclease/exonuclease/phosphatase family protein: protein MRKLLLVLFCAVLFGTSASAQKKFSVYAIGFYNVENLFDTTHDEGKNDHDFTPTGSYQWNEMKYSHKLHNMASVLAEMGTDVLPNIGCAAIGLAEVENDHVMDDLTSQPELAKRGYKYVHIEGPDHRGIDCALIYNPKLFTVRNTKLVPYVYDLPKDSTRATRGFLTVSGTLAGEHVTIVVCHLPSRGAGSYYRELGGKQVKALKDSLLREDPKVKVLVMGDMNDDPTNKSMYECLSAKGEINEVGADDMYNPWYNVLVKEGTGTLQYQGKWNLFDQIIMTPNLLNKDGKKDFSELKFWKNQIFRRDYLFQESGKYKGNTKRTTAGGVWLDGYSDHLPVVAYFAKQQ from the coding sequence ATGAGAAAGTTACTATTAGTTCTTTTCTGTGCCGTTCTTTTCGGTACGTCAGCTTCAGCCCAGAAGAAGTTTTCTGTTTATGCTATAGGCTTCTATAATGTAGAAAATTTGTTTGATACAACACATGATGAAGGGAAAAACGACCACGATTTCACGCCGACTGGTAGTTATCAGTGGAACGAAATGAAGTATAGTCATAAGTTGCATAATATGGCATCGGTATTGGCAGAGATGGGTACAGATGTACTTCCGAATATTGGTTGTGCGGCTATAGGATTAGCAGAGGTTGAGAACGACCATGTAATGGACGACCTCACATCCCAGCCAGAGTTGGCGAAACGTGGCTATAAGTATGTACATATCGAAGGACCCGATCATCGTGGCATCGACTGTGCCTTGATTTATAATCCAAAACTCTTTACCGTAAGAAATACAAAGTTGGTACCTTATGTTTATGATTTACCAAAGGACAGCACTCGTGCTACACGTGGCTTCCTTACTGTAAGTGGTACATTGGCAGGAGAACACGTGACTATTGTTGTGTGCCATTTGCCAAGTCGTGGTGCAGGTTCTTACTATCGTGAGTTGGGTGGTAAGCAGGTAAAGGCGTTGAAGGACTCACTTCTTCGTGAAGACCCAAAGGTGAAGGTGCTTGTAATGGGTGACATGAATGACGACCCAACCAATAAGAGTATGTATGAGTGTCTGTCAGCAAAGGGCGAAATCAACGAGGTTGGTGCAGATGATATGTACAATCCTTGGTATAATGTCCTTGTAAAGGAAGGAACAGGAACTTTGCAGTATCAGGGCAAATGGAATCTCTTTGACCAGATTATCATGACTCCTAACTTGCTGAATAAAGACGGTAAGAAAGACTTCTCAGAGTTGAAGTTCTGGAAGAACCAAATCTTCCGTCGTGATTATCTCTTCCAAGAGTCAGGTAAGTATAAGGGTAATACCAAGCGAACCACTGCTGGTGGTGTGTGGCTCGATGGTTATTCAGACCACTTACCAGTTGTAGCTTACTTTGCTAAGCAGCAGTAA
- a CDS encoding type B 50S ribosomal protein L31 has translation MKQGIHPENYRPVVFKDMSNGDMFLTKSTCKTSETVEFEGETYPVVKVEISSTSHPFYTGKSKLVDTAGRVDRFMSRYGKLKK, from the coding sequence ATGAAACAAGGTATTCATCCAGAAAACTATCGCCCCGTCGTATTTAAGGATATGTCCAACGGCGATATGTTCCTTACAAAGTCTACATGCAAAACTTCAGAGACAGTAGAATTTGAAGGCGAAACTTACCCAGTGGTAAAAGTCGAAATCTCAAGCACCTCTCACCCATTCTACACTGGTAAGAGTAAGCTTGTCGATACAGCAGGTCGCGTTGACCGCTTCATGAGCCGTTACGGTAAGTTGAAGAAGTAA
- a CDS encoding DNA/RNA non-specific endonuclease, producing the protein MNKIIRYTTVWGLTLLTVSTITSCSKDDDNSNKSGIAETITNNTNSNLKDLRTATHRLEFPKLKGGHSTVLTHKLSNGEINYSVEWDIEKMSNRWTCYQIYASNAQQTVKRKSQLSVDLYPKDPLWTPNSFFSSDPYYRSGYDHGHLCPSQDRVNSRESNDQTFYLSNMQPQVHGFNAGIWEVMERKMRTYITYTSGSKDTLFICRGGTIDKQDQYTYIKNKFIVPTYFFSAALMKYKVKGQGNWQYKAIAFWFKHENNNGTSLKPYVISIKELEAKTGIDFFCNLPDNIERDVESKTPNQMILTWNIV; encoded by the coding sequence ATGAATAAGATAATACGATACACAACTGTGTGGGGCTTAACACTCCTTACAGTTAGCACAATCACATCATGTAGCAAGGACGATGATAATTCTAATAAATCAGGAATTGCAGAAACTATAACCAATAACACAAACTCAAATCTCAAAGATTTGCGTACAGCAACGCACCGCCTGGAATTTCCTAAGCTAAAGGGTGGGCATAGTACTGTCCTCACTCATAAACTAAGCAATGGTGAGATTAATTACAGCGTTGAATGGGACATTGAAAAGATGTCCAATCGTTGGACCTGCTATCAGATTTACGCAAGCAATGCTCAACAAACTGTAAAGAGAAAAAGTCAACTGAGTGTTGACCTCTATCCTAAAGACCCACTGTGGACTCCTAATTCCTTCTTTTCATCCGATCCTTATTATAGATCTGGCTACGACCACGGCCATCTCTGTCCATCACAAGACAGAGTGAACAGCCGAGAGTCTAATGACCAAACCTTCTATCTCAGTAATATGCAGCCACAAGTTCACGGCTTCAACGCTGGTATCTGGGAAGTGATGGAGAGAAAGATGAGAACATACATCACCTATACAAGTGGCTCTAAAGATACTTTATTCATCTGTCGTGGCGGTACAATTGACAAACAAGACCAGTACACCTATATAAAAAATAAGTTTATTGTACCGACTTATTTCTTCTCTGCAGCACTGATGAAATACAAAGTGAAGGGTCAAGGCAACTGGCAATATAAAGCTATTGCCTTCTGGTTCAAACACGAAAACAATAACGGAACCTCCCTTAAGCCATATGTTATCAGCATTAAAGAACTCGAAGCAAAAACTGGCATCGACTTCTTCTGTAATCTCCCTGACAACATAGAGCGTGATGTAGAATCGAAAACTCCAAACCAAATGATTCTCACCTGGAATATAGTATAG
- a CDS encoding TonB-dependent receptor, whose product MQKKLKLAVLALCSSSIVVAQNTDTKTNQQAQTANAMDESAFTFTEAQLGENNDMNENVTILNSNSNVYASQVGFLYSPMRFRYRALNQKYNDVYINGAPMNDMESGQFRYSMVGGINQQTRNVDYALPFENNNFSMTALAGSNNYDFRAGSMAGGHRLTLSAANRNYTLRGMYNYASGFNAKGWAIAASVAYRWANRGYVEGTFYNSLSYYFGVQKKWNNGHSLALSTWGNPTERSTQGASTDEAYWLANDYQYNPYWGYQNGHKRNSRVVNDFAPSAILTWDWDINKKMKLTTSLFAQYSMYKSTKLNYNNSENPQPDYWKNLPSSYYDVWDQSNARYRTAQTFSDWQTAVNWWGNKENRQIQWDRLYYANRQAAANGEDALYYVQAKHNDAMTTALSSTLTNHLGKNKVFNAGLSLGQTLARHYQTMEDLLGAKSFHNINTYALGTYAAADPRVQYDLNTTGTLGLGKLVYEGDTFGYDYNINVRRAKLWANYAQTIGKLHYMVAGRVGYDNMYRVGNMRNGMFADNSAGKSKDANFLTGGVKSNATVTLGGGNALSLGLGYEHRAPSANTAFSAPEMNNDFVLNLHNERIFSSELSYQYSGSWLRANLSGYYNHMTNVTEWQNFYFDDANSFTYVSMTNMKKNYYGIELGLDFKLTSFLNFKALGTWSEAKNANNADVIYLISTKSTYNKDVVYNKGMREASTPLSVYSAILSYHKGGWFIDLSGNYYDRIYLSYAPGLRNGNTLRTMGTALGGMDANGNYTPYAQTEGHGGFMLDASIGKSLYLRHGSLSINLMITNLLNNQKIVSGGYEQGRSNYTVNKTTGAATTRAYDFYRNPKKYYVNGINGMLNVAYKF is encoded by the coding sequence ATGCAGAAAAAGCTGAAACTTGCCGTTTTAGCACTATGCAGTTCGTCTATTGTGGTCGCACAGAATACCGATACAAAGACGAACCAACAGGCGCAAACGGCCAACGCTATGGATGAATCGGCGTTCACCTTCACTGAAGCGCAGTTAGGTGAGAACAATGACATGAACGAAAATGTAACGATTCTCAACTCAAACAGTAACGTCTATGCTTCACAAGTGGGTTTCTTGTATTCGCCCATGCGGTTCCGTTACCGTGCTCTGAACCAGAAATATAACGATGTTTATATCAATGGTGCACCTATGAACGATATGGAAAGCGGACAGTTCCGCTACTCTATGGTAGGTGGTATAAACCAGCAGACACGTAACGTTGACTATGCACTTCCTTTTGAGAACAATAACTTCTCAATGACAGCTTTGGCTGGAAGTAACAACTACGACTTCCGTGCTGGTTCAATGGCTGGCGGACATCGTCTCACGCTTTCTGCTGCTAACCGTAACTATACCCTCCGTGGTATGTACAACTATGCAAGTGGATTCAACGCTAAGGGCTGGGCTATTGCTGCCAGCGTTGCTTATCGTTGGGCTAACCGTGGTTACGTTGAGGGTACTTTCTATAACTCATTGTCTTACTACTTCGGTGTTCAGAAGAAGTGGAACAATGGTCATTCTTTAGCTTTGTCTACATGGGGTAACCCAACTGAGCGTTCTACACAGGGCGCAAGTACTGACGAGGCTTACTGGCTTGCTAACGACTATCAGTACAACCCATATTGGGGTTATCAGAATGGTCACAAGCGCAATAGCCGTGTTGTAAACGACTTCGCTCCTTCTGCTATCCTCACTTGGGATTGGGATATCAATAAAAAGATGAAGTTGACAACAAGTCTTTTTGCTCAGTATTCTATGTATAAGAGCACTAAGCTGAACTATAACAACAGCGAAAACCCACAGCCTGACTACTGGAAGAACCTTCCAAGTAGCTACTATGACGTGTGGGATCAGAGCAATGCACGCTATCGTACAGCACAGACTTTCTCTGATTGGCAGACAGCTGTCAACTGGTGGGGCAATAAGGAGAACCGCCAGATTCAGTGGGATCGACTTTACTATGCTAACCGCCAGGCTGCAGCCAACGGCGAGGATGCACTTTACTACGTGCAGGCTAAGCACAACGATGCAATGACAACTGCACTTTCTTCTACTCTTACTAACCATCTTGGTAAGAACAAGGTGTTTAATGCTGGGCTTTCACTCGGTCAGACTTTAGCTCGTCACTATCAGACAATGGAGGATCTCTTGGGTGCAAAGAGTTTCCATAATATCAATACTTATGCCCTCGGAACCTACGCTGCAGCTGACCCACGTGTTCAGTATGACCTTAACACAACCGGTACTTTGGGTTTAGGTAAGCTCGTGTATGAGGGTGATACATTCGGTTACGACTATAATATCAACGTACGCCGTGCTAAACTTTGGGCTAATTATGCACAAACTATCGGCAAACTTCACTATATGGTAGCTGGTAGAGTTGGGTATGACAACATGTATCGCGTAGGTAACATGCGCAATGGTATGTTTGCTGACAACTCTGCTGGTAAGAGCAAGGATGCTAACTTCCTTACAGGTGGTGTAAAGTCTAATGCTACCGTTACGCTTGGTGGTGGCAATGCACTCTCTCTCGGTTTGGGCTATGAGCATCGTGCACCAAGTGCAAACACTGCTTTCTCAGCACCAGAGATGAACAATGACTTCGTTCTCAACCTCCACAATGAGCGTATCTTCTCAAGCGAACTTAGCTATCAGTACTCTGGTAGTTGGCTCCGTGCTAACCTCAGTGGCTACTACAACCACATGACAAACGTGACCGAGTGGCAGAACTTCTACTTTGATGATGCTAACTCTTTCACATACGTTAGTATGACAAACATGAAGAAGAATTACTATGGTATTGAGTTGGGTCTTGACTTTAAGCTCACAAGCTTCCTTAACTTCAAGGCTCTCGGTACTTGGAGCGAGGCTAAGAATGCTAACAATGCTGATGTTATCTACTTGATCTCTACTAAGAGCACTTATAACAAGGATGTTGTTTACAATAAGGGGATGCGCGAGGCAAGTACTCCGCTGAGTGTTTACAGCGCAATCCTCAGCTACCACAAGGGTGGTTGGTTCATTGACCTGAGCGGTAACTACTATGATCGTATCTACCTCTCTTACGCACCAGGCCTCCGTAATGGCAACACACTCCGCACAATGGGTACTGCGCTTGGCGGTATGGATGCTAATGGCAACTATACTCCTTACGCACAAACTGAGGGACATGGTGGCTTTATGCTCGATGCTTCTATCGGTAAGAGTCTTTATCTCCGCCATGGAAGTTTGTCTATCAACTTGATGATTACCAACTTACTGAACAACCAGAAGATTGTAAGTGGTGGTTATGAACAGGGCCGCAGCAACTACACTGTCAACAAGACTACTGGAGCTGCTACAACACGTGCTTACGACTTCTACCGCAATCCTAAGAAGTATTACGTGAATGGTATCAATGGTATGTTGAACGTAGCTTACAAATTCTAA